In the Candidatus Kapaibacterium sp. genome, CCGGGCTGTAGAGGGCAAAACCATGGTTGACGTCGAAAGAGGTGACTCGGAACTCCACGACCTTCCCAAGGGGCAATTCTAGCGTTTGCCCAAGCGCGGCAGCGTATTCGGCATCGGTCTCGATTGGCCGTTCAGAGAGTGCAAAGGCAAACTGGCGCGAGACGACGTGGATAACTCGTTCGGGGAGCTCTTCGGCATAGAGGAAGTAAGGCATTCGCCAGAGTGTGAGCGCCGTAAAAGCTCCAACGAAGAGTAGGAGCCCAACGAAAATCCAGCGGCGCAGCGGCTCCACCGACACTGATGCCGGTTGGTAGGAACTACGCCAGACCCACCAGAAGACACCAGCAATGACAAGCGCGCCCAGGGAGAAGAGCAGCAGAATGGTGCTCTGTGGCATTGGCTTATCTCTCAGGTTGTGGAGACCGAACTATGTCAGGAGCGGAAAACTCGTCAAGAGGACGGCCCCAACGAGATTGCCGAGCGTGACTGGGATCTGGTTCCACAGCCACCACTGGCCGACCGTTATGGAGGCTTTCCCCGTCAGAAGAGCCGCTGGGAGCACGAACATGTTGACTACGCTGTGCTCGTATCCCAGGGCGAAGAACGCCATGATGGGCAGCCACATCGTCAGCACCTTTCCCGTCGTCGTAGTGGAAAAGAACGCGATGGCAGTTTCCAGTGTCACCATCCAGTTGCACAGGATCCCTTTGAGGAAGGCCGCACCCCAACCTTCAGCACCCAGTGCTTGGTAGGCGAGCGTCTTTCGGTGAGCGAGGGCTAACAGCAACTCTGACATTGGGCCGTCCAGCATAACGGCGGTGAAGAGCAGTGCGTAGGCACCTCCTCCAAGCAGGTTGCCGGTGTAAACCCAGACCCAGTTCCGGGAGCATCTGCCCCGTGGAGATTCACCCAGCGAGGCAAGCCAACGGCAGCAGTGCGAAGTTGCCGGTGACCAGCTCTAGCCCTAACAGGACCAAGAGGACGAAGCCCATGGGGAACAGCACAGCTCCTAGGAAGGGCGGCAGGTCCTGGAGCTGGGGTACGAACGACAATGAGGTAGCGTAGCCCAACAGTGCGCCTGCTAGGAAACCGCGGACTACGAGCGTGGGTATTGCAGCGCCGCCTTCTTCTCAGCCGCTGCCAGCATCGTTGAGACGGCTTCCTCGGGGTGCAGATACATTGCCGTCCTCAACAGTACCGAGGTAGCTACGCTGGCCGACAAGAACTTTACGGCTGCAAATATGTGACCGCGCTGT is a window encoding:
- a CDS encoding cytochrome c oxidase subunit II is translated as MPQSTILLLFSLGALVIAGVFWWVWRSSYQPASVSVEPLRRWIFVGLLLFVGAFTALTLWRMPYFLYAEELPERVIHVVSRQFAFALSERPIETDAEYAAALGQTLELPLGKVVEFRVTSFDVNHGFALYSPDRRIVAQVQAMPGYINRPRWRFDQPGEYVAQCLEYCGAAHANMQARFVVQ
- a CDS encoding formate/nitrite transporter family protein, whose product is MGESPRGRCSRNWVWVYTGNLLGGGAYALLFTAVMLDGPMSELLLALAHRKTLAYQALGAEGWGAAFLKGILCNWMVTLETAIAFFSTTTTGKVLTMWLPIMAFFALGYEHSVVNMFVLPAALLTGKASITVGQWWLWNQIPVTLGNLVGAVLLTSFPLLT